One segment of Anopheles stephensi strain Indian chromosome 3, UCI_ANSTEP_V1.0, whole genome shotgun sequence DNA contains the following:
- the LOC118512951 gene encoding DIS3-like exonuclease 2 yields the protein MSDEQFFREIRATIIDDTRKMLEQAGGSKDRKGAAKENNKPKDDKQVIRQLIEELRSQEESRELGQAASSSGLLAADRRKVEKAPKDSGKQKEAKAKAKETRQKDARNTDTQPPKASVELTERVAMELVNLQIEPSIEREKVTKTVNHSRSDSEEYEPPLGLPEGRSHDKKVKEKKNKKELKSKSKDVVAKQHDSRKGNSAKSTCSEDDATSSDRFSLLSKKIDDIVERMEGIKREYGDKNGKQKPDSMPPIGNLAAGGSTKNAQEKKDKRMEKVVKPPARSVSESGGKKESKRKDKPLSVPTVRKDSTQTATDDSLGSDELLPPEHRLLVQLFMLSSSQRRKFIEKQGIELGLLNAHPFKKHVVLVNKSIMPVAEGLAADARRFLAEKNGTVAPVVAASTSNERTEQPAQTAPATKPKRTDKGTYEEQVHFLLYERVKRSKDESDLELMLGDIRNKADEIVQDRLESFVGRLVERKVGYMMEGMLRVNARNNMQSFVDDPSRTGNIYINSILLRRCAMDGDLVRVFVFNQPPESDEESDDDRCTEDEEEEKAPAAKSVTNNAGFVVCIMEKRHNRQCVGKFLPASQGKKHYRMFAPRDMRIPPVRVFKQDWPNALIEIKPTKLKDDDDDDDDDDDRKGPRKGGADITEVLYQAEIIEWHDEVPIGTILKSIGKCGVLEVENESILVEHNLDVTPYGEDILAQLPAVPYIIPAEELARREDLRGECIFTIDPATARDLDDALSCKQLPNGNYQVGVHISDVTYFLRESSPLDELVKLRATSIYMVDTVYHMLPKQLCNTCSLLPGEDKLAFSVFWEMEPNGTVLSTRFVRSVINSCSQLSYEHAQLMLDNPNCAVDEDQFPEILHGYSAKSLCKIVNTLQSIAVKLRQRRMDDGCLKINQPKLTFRLDPATGRPIEYGVYKIRTSNEMIEDFMLLANMSVATAIHKAFPDISLLRSHSAPAENMMKNLVRTLSLHGHALSYASSKDIRECMEAIIASSADPDATKSVLSVLLAKPMMRAQYYCSSFASTPEQFMHYALAIPMYTHFTSPIRRYADCLVHRVLAAMLGIDEQPKRSPEELQCLAMVCNDKKYNAKLAGEASSLLYYRHWLASVGEYETEAAVMGYAAHFIEVVLIHSGVVLKAATRKISATATVVFKPTEPVGSCLLVPVDTSIPPLKLTIFTKVRVVVKVVKDVITVCSILPPNTVQSKKSSKPKKAQTAEQSVTELSADMKSARIY from the exons ATGTCCGATGAGCAATTCTTTCGTGAAATAAGAGCAACCATCATCGACGACACTCGCAAAATGTTGGAGCAGGCAGGTGGATCTAAAGACAGGAAAGGAGCcgcgaaagaaaacaacaaaccgaaGGATGATAAGCAAGTTATTCGCCAGCTTATTGAGGAGCTGAGAAGCCAGGAGGAATCGAGGGAATTGGGCCAGGCCGCTTCCTCGTCGGGACTACTGGCCGCAGACCGGAGGAAGGTGGAAAAGGCACCCAAGGACAGTGGTAAGCAAAAGGAGGCCAAAGCTAAGGCAAAGGAAACGAGACAAAAAGATGCGCGAAACACTGATACCCAACCACCAAAGGCCAGCGTAGAGCTGACGGAACGGGTAGCCATGGAGTTGGTGAATTTACAAATAGAGCCCAGCATCGAACGGGAGAAAGTGACAAAGACAGTGAACCACAGTAGATCGGACTCGGAAGAATACGAGCCACCGCTGGGACTGCCGGAGGGGAGAAGCCACGATAagaaagtgaaggaaaaaaagaacaaaaaagaactcaAGTCCAAATCTAAGGATGTCGTTGCTAAGCAACACGATTCACGGAAAGGCAATAGTGCAAAGTCGACGTGCAGCGAGGACGATGCAACATCGAGCGATCGGTTTTCGCTGTTgtcgaaaaaaatcgatgaCATTGTGGAACGGATGGAGGGCATCAAGCGGGAGTACGGCGataaaaacggaaagcaaaaGCCGGACAGTATGCCACCAATAGGAAACTTAGCTGCTGGTGGCTCGACGAAAAATGCACAGGAAAAGAAGGATAAACGGATGGAGAAAGTGGTGAAACCACCGGCAAGATCTGTATCAGAATCAGGTGGCAAGAAGGAATCGAAACGGAAGGATAAACCACTTTCGGTCCCGACCGTTCGAAAGGATAGCACCCAAACGGCAACGGACGATTCGTTGGGGAGCGATGAGTTGCTGCCGCCGGAGCATCGTCTGCTCGTCCAGCTGTTCATGTTAAGCTCCAGCCAGCGGAGAAAATTTATCGAAAAGCAGGGAATCGAACTTGGCCTGCTCAATGCGCATCCATTCAAGAAGCACGTTGTGCTCGTGAACAAAAGCATTATGCCCGTGGCGGAGGGCTTGGCAGCGGATGCGAGACGATTTCTTGCCGAGAAGAATGGTACTGTTGCACCGGTGGTGGCGGCATCGACGTCCAACGAGCGTACGGAGCAACCGGCTCAGACTGCACCGGCTACTAAACCGAAGCGTACCGATAAGGGAACGTACGAGGAGCAGGTGCACTTCCTGCTGTACGAGCGCGTAAAGCGCTCGAAGGATGAATCCGATCTTGAGTTGATGCTGGGTGACATTCGGAACAAAGCGGACGAAATCGTGCAGGACCGACTGGAATCATTCGTCGGGCGTTTGGTAGAGCGTAAGGTCGGGTACATGATGGAGGGCATGCTGCGGGTAAATGCTCGCAACAACATGCAATCGTTCGTGGACGATCCTTCGCGCACGGGGAACATTTACATAAACTCCATCCTGCTACGACGGTGCGCCATGGACGGTGATTTGGTGCGGGTGTTTGTATTCAATCAGCCCCCGGAATCGGACGAAGAATCGGATGATGATCGGTGTACCGAGgatgaggaagaagaaaaggcgCCGGCAGCGAAATCCGTCACCAACAATGCCGGGTTTGTGGTGTGCATTATGGAGAAACGGCACAATCGTCAGTGCGTCGGGAAGTTCCTGCCGGCTTCACAAGGCAAAAAGCACTATCGCATGTTTGCCCCAAGAGATATGCGCATACCACCTGTGCGCGTTTTCAAGCAGGATTGGCCAAACGCACTGATTGAGATCAAACCAACGAAGCTGaaggacgatgacgatgacgatgacgacgacgatgatcgaAAGGGACCACGTAAAGGTGGAGCAGATATAACGGAAGTACTATACCAAGCCGAAATCATCGAGTGGCACGATGAGGTACCGATCGGTACGATACTGAAATCGATCGGCAAATGTGGTGTGCTGGAGGTGGAAAACGAGTCCATCCTGGTCGAACACAATCTGGACGTGACGCCTTACGGGGAAGACATTTTGGCCCAGCTGCCGGCCGTACCGTACATCATTCCGGCGGAGGAATTGGCGCGCCGTGAAGATCTCCGCGGCGAGTGCATATTCACGATCGACCCGGCAACGGCACGCGATCTGGATGATGCGCTGAGCTGCAAACAGCTCCCGAACGGCAACTACCAAGTCGGTGTACACATTTCGGACGTAACGTACTTCCTGCGCGAAAGTTCCCCGCTGGACGAGTTGGTGAAGCTACGGGCCACCTCCATTTACATGGTGGACACGGTGTACCACATGCTGCCGAAGCAGCTGTGCAACACTTGCTCGCTGCTGCCCGGCGAAGATAAGCTGGCCTTTTCGGTGTTTTGGGAAATGGAACCGAATGGAACGGTGCTGAGCACTCGCTTTGTACGCAGTGTGATCAACTCCTGCTCGCAGCTGTCGTACGAGCATGCCCAGCTCATGCTAGACAACCCGAACTGTGCGGTGGACGAAGATCAGTTCCCGGAAATCCTGCACGGATACAGCGCGAAATCGCTGTGTAAAATCGTTAACACGCTGCAATCGATTGCGGTTAAATTGCGCCAACGACGCATGGATGACGGGTGTCTAAAGATTAACCAGCCGAAGCTTACGTTCCGGCTCGACCCTGCCACCGGTCGACCGATCGAGTACGGTGTGTACAAAATCCGGACGAGCAACGAGATGATTGAAGATTTCATGCTGCTAGCAAACATGTCCGTTGCGACGGCGATACACAAGGCATTCCCAGATATATCGCTGCTCCGCTCGCACAGCGCACCGGCCGAGAACATGATGAAGAATTTGGTGCGCACCCTCTCGCTTCATGGGCACGCTCTGTCCTACGCCAGTTCGAAAGATATCCGCGAGTGCATGGAAGCGATCATCGCTTCGTCTGCGGATCCGGACGCGACCAAGAGCGTGCTGAGCGTGCTGCTCGCTAAACCGATGATGCGGGCCCAGTACTACTGTTCATCGTTTGCGTCCACTCCCGAGCAATTTATGCATTACGCGCTGGCCATACCGATGTACACGCACTTTACTAGCCCGATTCGGCGCTACGCCGACTGTCTGGTGCATCGTGTGCTTGCCGCCATGCTGGGAATCGATGAGCAACCGAAACGATCGCCCGAAGAGCTACAGTGCCTGGCGATGGTTTGCAACGACAAGAAGTATAACGCCAAATTGGCTGGGGAGGCCAGTTCGTTGCTTTACTACCGGCACTGGTTGGCATCGGTTGGGGAGTATGAAACGGAGGCAGCGGTTATGGGCTATGCGGCTCATTTTATCGAGGTAGTGTTGATCCATTCCGGAGTGGTGCTGAAAGCTGCTACGAGG AAAATTTCCGCCACTGCAACGGTTGTGTTTAAACCGACCGAGCCGGTCGGAAGCTGTCTGCTGGTTCCGGTAGACACCTCTATACCACCGCTTAAGCTGACAATCTTTACCAAGGTTCGTGTCGTGGTAAAGGTCGTAAAGGATGTGATCACCGTGTGTTCCATACTGCCCCCCAATACTGTGCAGTCTAAAAAGTCCTCGAAGCCCAAAAAGGCCCAAACCGCCGAGCAGTCAGTCACTGAGTTGAGTGCGGATATGAAATCCGCTCGTATATACTAA